From a single Diachasmimorpha longicaudata isolate KC_UGA_2023 chromosome 15, iyDiaLong2, whole genome shotgun sequence genomic region:
- the LOC135169433 gene encoding ATP synthase subunit O, mitochondrial: MATTSRLSVLARSFSSSAVSRQLVKPPIQLFGIEGRYATALYSAASKQSALDAVEKDLLKFQGLVKSDAKLIDFLKDPSIKRRAKAEAFKAIGSKLSLNPATGNLLVLLAENGRLGMIGQIVNAFKQIMAANRGEVVCEVTTAKPLDADTKGKLESALKMFLQKGQTLLLTTKVDPAIIGGMLVSIGDKYVDMSIASKVKKYSDIIRSAV, translated from the exons ATGGCTACCACCAGCCGACTCAGTGTCTTG GCGAGGTCGTTCTCCTCATCGGCGGTGTCACGGCAGCTGGTGAAG cCGCCGATTCAGTTGTTTGGTATTGAGGGACGTTATGCTACTGCTCTTTACTCAGCAGCCAGTAAACAGTCAGCACTCGATGCTGTGGAGAAGGATCTCCTGAAGTTCCag GGCCTAGTTAAGAGCGATGCGAAGCTCATCGACTTCTTGAAGGACCCGTCAATCAAACGTCGCGCCAAGGCCGAGGCGTTCAAAGCAATTGGCTCTAAATTGAGCCTGAATCCGGCAACGGGAAATCTCCTGGTTCTCCTCGCTGAGAACGGCCGTCTCGGCATGATCGGCCAGATTGTCAATGCTTTCAAGCAGATCATGGCCGCCAACAGGGGAGAGGTAGTCTGCGAGGTGACCACAGCCAAACCCTTGGACGCCGACACCAAGGGCAAACTCGAATCAGCCCTGAAAATGTTCCTCCAGAAGGGCCAAACTCTCCTGCTCACCACCAAGGTCGATCCTGCCATTATTGGGGGAATGCTCGTGTCAATTGGCGACAAGTATGTCGATATGAGCATTGCCAGTAAAGTCAAGAAATACTCCGATATTATCAGAAGTGCTGTGTAA
- the LOC135169431 gene encoding BTB/POZ domain-containing protein KCTD16: protein MSLTEGGELPSVVELNVGGVFYTTSRSTLMKESESHLSAILTGKTSLERDSKGRYFLDRDGVLFRYVLDFLRNDSLILPEAFRERERLRCEAVFYRLPGLERAIKEPNGKRPVGYITVGYRGSFAFGRDGLADVKFRKLSRILVCGRVALCRDVFGETLNESRDPDHGMSDRYTSRFFLKHSFIEQAFDMLQEQGFKLVASCGSGTAGGSAEQLKPGVDSEENRWNHYNEFVFVRE, encoded by the coding sequence ATGAGTCTAACTGAGGGTGGCGAGCTGCCGTCGGTGGTTGAATTGAATGTGGGTGGAGTCTTCTACACGACATCGCGATCAACTCTGATGAAAGAGAGTGAGTCGCATTTGTCAGCGATATTAACTGGCAAGACGAGCCTGGAGAGGGACTCCAAGGGCCGATATTTCCTCGATCGTGATGGTGTCCTGTTCCGGTATGTTCTTGATTTCCTTCGGAATGACTCGCTGATCCTGCCGGAGGCATTTCGCGAGCGTGAGAGACTCCGCTGCGAGGCAGTTTTTTACAGACTTCCTGGCTTGGAGAGGGCCATCAAGGAGCCCAATGGCAAACGTCCCGTTGGCTACATCACCGTTGGCTATCGCGGTAGCTTTGCCTTCGGCCGGGATGGACTTGCCGACGTCAAGTTCAGGAAATTGTCCAGAATACTTGTCTGTGGACGTGTCGCCCTGTGCAGGGACGTCTTCGGGGAGACACTCAACGAGAGCCGGGATCCTGATCATGGAATGTCCGATAGATACACCTCCAGGTTCTTCCTCAAGCACAGCTTCATTGAGCAGGCATTCGACATGCTCCAGGAGCAGGGATTTAAACTCGTTGCCAGCTGTGGATCTGGCACTGCTGGTGGCAGTGCTGAGCAACTCAAGCCTGGAGTTGATTCGGAGGAAAATCGGTGGAATCAttataatgaatttgtttttgttaGGGAGTAA
- the LOC135169436 gene encoding uncharacterized protein LOC135169436, whose translation MKCTSWWHVSLILFSYFGVRCADCDKLQINQTMKYETTTAVPVFNASTRILDTNGTTPSTLISSVTPVTEKYTTSAIAPTGAPYTTKDNQYSSTNAGGLSTTPIPPGPSDTIVEGQFHTLSFIGGCLFTVSIITVGVLIWKMYEAKIERSYLTI comes from the exons ATGAAATGCACGAGCTGGTGGCACGTTAGTTTAATACTATTCTCATATTTTGGTGTCAGGTGTGCTGACTGTG ataaattacaaattaaccAGACGATGAAATATGAAACAACGACTGCTGTACCAGTATTTAATGCCTCAACGAGGATACTTGACACTAACGGAACAACTCCGAGTACATTGATCTCCAGTGTGACACCTGTAACTGAAAAATACACCACCTCGGCAATAGCACCCACTGGTGCACCCTACACAACGAAAGATAATCAATATTCGAGTACTAACGCTGGTGGATTGAGTACAACTCCGATTCCACCGGGTCCATCAGACACAATCGTCGAGGGACAATTTCACACACTTAGTTTTATTG GTGGATGTCTATTTACTGTATCTATTATCACCGTTGGAGTACTCATATGGAAGATGTACGAAGCCAAAATCGAACGTAGCTATCTAACAATCTAG
- the LOC135169423 gene encoding CCR4-NOT transcription complex subunit 11 produces MSLSPPDLLKLLRLLDDENADTPLETLAKQLHQDFPSEDRFKVGLTLVLLLQQIDLLPNPSQRLIAITLLYHLYQNEAFASTPFASVFNQILKPMETTGSDKSSQSSQPSILSQYETKFLASLLGFNPTETLKRTPRKIIDSLHFSPATLHSDALTKLQLQLAEQQSEFPAVSKCGNPIILPDSEVSKKESDKNTKREVIETLISGDPPLCSQNYFPEFLRLAPPLYNSSSGLPWMDVTEPSQFTVEYDTTMCISNSAGAEARRLMGKAFKNVLTLQQQQHLVTELEKDPKLVYSIGLTPLKLPDLVENNPLIAIEVLLKLMQSSQITEYFSVLVNMEMSLHSMEVVNRLTTTVDLPTEFVHLYISNCISTCETIKDRYMQNRLVRLVCVFLQSLIRNKIINVQELFIEVQAFCIEFSRIREAAALFRLLKQLESGDVAGLNTSTKKNIDIC; encoded by the exons ATGAGTCTGTCACCCCCAGACCTGTTGAAGCTGCTGCGTCTCCTCGACGACGAGAATGCCGACACTCCCCTGGAGACCCTTGCCAAGCAGCTCCACCAGGACTTTCCCTCCGAGGACCGTTTCAAGGTTGGCCTGACCCTGGTGCTGCTCCTTCAACAGATTGACCTGCTTCCTAACCCCTCTCAGAGACTGATAGCCATAACCCTACTCTACCACCTGTACCAGAACGAGGCCTTCGCCTCGACGCCGTTCGCCAGTGTCTTCAACCAGATCTTGAAGCCGATGGAGACCACCGGCTCTGATAAATCAAGTCAGTCAAGTCAGCCATCGATACTGTCCCAGTACGAGACCAAGTTCCTTGCCAGTCTGCTAGGGTTTAATCCAACGGAGACCCTCAAACGCACCCCCAGGAAGATTATCGATAGCTTGCACTTCTCCCCGGCGACGCTCCACAGTGACGCACTGACGAAACTCCAGTTGCAGTTGGCAGAGCAACAGTCGGAATTTCCAGCGGTCAGCAAATGTGGAAATCCGATTATTTTACCGGACTCCGAGGTCTCCAAGAAGGAGAGTGATAAGAATACGAAAAGAGAG GTGATCGAGACCCTGATCTCCGGAGACCCGCCCCTCTGCAGTCAAAACTATTTCCCTGAATTCCTGAGACTGGCGCCTCCTCTGTACAACAGCTCGAGTGGCCTCCCCTGGATGGACGTCACCGAGCCCTCCCAATTCACAGTGGAGTACGACACAACCATGTGCATATCCAACAGTGCAGGTGCTGAAGCTCGCAGATTAATGGGAAAAGCCTTCAAAAACGTCCTAACCctccagcaacagcagcaccTAGTCACTGAACTCGAGAAAGACCCCAAACTAGTCTATTCCATCGGTCTGACCCCCCTGAAGCTCCCTGATCTCGTCGAGAATAATCCCCTGATCGCCATCGAAGTGCTCCTCAAACTCATGCAGTCTAGTCAGATAACCGAGTACTTCAGTGTTCTTGTCAATATGGAAATGTCCCTGCACTCCATGGAAGTCGTCAATCGTCTCACGACAACTGTCGATCTTCCCACGGAGTTTGTCCACCTCTACATCAGCAACTGCATCTCCACTTGTGAAACTATCAAGGACAGGTACATGCAGAATCGACTGGTGAGGTTGGTCTGCGTGTTCCTCCAGTCGTTGATCAGAAATAAGATTATCAATGTACAGGAGCTCTTCATCGAGGTGCAGGCATTCTGCATTGAGTTCAGTAGGATCAGGGAAGCTGCTGCCCTATTCAGGCTGCTCAAGCAGCTGGAATCAGGGGACGTGGCGGGGCTCAACACCTCGACGAAGAAGAATATCGATATTTGTTAG
- the LOC135169417 gene encoding transcription initiation factor TFIID subunit 3 isoform X1 — MSDYTRGILRVVVAQICQTIGWHSINSTPLEFMVDLMQEYFLRVYRLSHGYSETLGRTEVNLDDLGLAFQHMSIDIEQLAEYVRNVDSIPCAVVVPHYPLPQENHLNFLKPGSREVVTRPVHIHEHLPAMHPDEEMASDKEPEIRPDSPLDRSTMSPGSETSGLTPSPEVIFKRPGEPVSDSPGLGKRTRGDSESRPLREIHSVMMTTSGFLSPAREGKLPEPRTPVQARADSPPPATYPMVPPELKTEKKVKKVVKKTLEDKKLDKENKKKSRKQEDLFKADKITEPKVKKLVGMKETAKLKPLKPGGGKTFSPSTSPTPVASAQKEDSPMKISKSSTPKGKGDKESRLSMNLPEKKEENVDKLPSEHDKQKLNIFKKISKPRDDKGDVVDHHKHKDELRDNSLGLVIDEVGDKHRESDARREEKKVPHTPDVHGHGDSDIMDLRSPNTDVYMFDDMSPPGTPSTPKTPELNVPGPPVETKKKRKEKGSKKKDNSKGPGPKESPQKSKMVHDINEEVLGRPKTPEALETCFPKDRAIPPSFPYFPSFPAAPGLIPTGPLIPPGPGLIPHSLSPMFARFPLPIGRGMPPAQPILQHLPVPRPPFLPSTNMKIIPPRYDAFPPAGPSHPPVPMKVEKVEKIEKIDKKPKKHKIDKKDKIKKKKDKKDKHKEKLEKNKEKKEKLEKIREKKEKRDKRKEKEEKEKEKEKESESVPKLTLKLGKSSPRPPTPDNPSMKKITIKPLLKKPEDIVKRESSPELAKISALVTRPPKPKIPKIKAEKKEEFKEHGPAVPLDRPVATIVDNTGHQVWICPACGNQDDGTPMIGCDDCDAWYHWVCVGMQVPPADEDDWYCRICITKKQELHHDKKKNKRRKKVKISV, encoded by the exons ATGTCGGACTACACTCGAGGAATATTACGAGTTGTTGTGGCTCAGATATGCCAGACCATCGGCTGGCACTCGATAAACTCAACACCTCTGGAGTTCATGGTTGATCTCATGCAGGAGTACTTCCTCAGGGTTTACAGACTATCTCATGGATATTCAGAGACAT TGGGGAGGACGGAGGTAAACCTTGACGACCTGGGTTTGGCGTTCCAGCACATGAGTATCGATATCGAGCAGCTAGCGGAGTACGTAAGGAATGTAGACTCAATCCCATGTGCAGTGGTGGTCCCACATTACCCATTACCCCAAGAGAATCACCTGAACTTCCTCAAGCCAGGAAGTAGAGAAGTCGTGACTCGTCCCGTCCACATCCACGAGCACCTCCCAGCAATGCACCCAGACGAGGAGATGGCCTCCGATAAAGAGCCAGAGATCCGTCCGGACTCTCCCCTAGACAGGTCGACGATGTCACCGGGATCTGAAACGTCAGGGCTGACTCCATCCCCAGAGGTGATATTTAAACGTCCTGGGGAGCCAGTATCCGACAGTCCGGGGCTAGGAAAGCGTACGAGGGGAGACAGCGAGAGTCGTCCCTTACGAGAAATTCACAGTGTCATGATGACCACATCGGGCTTCCTCTCCCCCGCACGCGAGGGAAAACTCCCGGAACCGAGAACCCCAGTCCAGGCACGAGCGGATTCTCCCCCACCCGCGACCTATCCCATGGTCCCCCCAGAATTGAAGACTGAGAAGAAGGTGAAGaaagtcgtgaagaaaactctcgaggacaaGAAGCTAGACAAGGAGAACAAGAAGAAGAGCAGAAAGCAGGAGGATTTGTTCAAAGCCGACAAGATTACTGAGCCCAAGGTGAAGAAGCTGGTGGGCATGAAGGAGACAGCAAAACTGAAGCCCCTGAAGCCCGGGGGTGGAAAGACATTCTCACCATCGACCAGTCCGACCCCAGTAGCTTCAGCCCAAAAGGAGGATTCACCGATGAAAATCTCCAAGTCCAGCACACCCAAGGGAAAAGGAGACAAGGAGTCAAGACTTTCAATGAATCTACCCGAGAAGAAGGAGGAGAATGTTGATAAATTGCCTTCAGAGCATGACAAGCAGAagctcaatatttttaaaaagatatCGAAGCCTAGGGACGACAAGGGGGACGTTGTAGATCATCACAAGCACAAGGATGAACTCAGGGATAATTCACTAGGGCTTGTCATCGATGAAGTTGGGGATAAACATCGTGAGAGCGATGCCAGGAGGGAGGAGAAGAAGGTGCCTCACACACCAGATGTTCATGGACATGGGGACAGTGATATAATGGATCTCAGGAGTCCCAATACTGATGTCTACATGTTTGATGATATGTCCCCACCAGGAACGCCCAGCACTCCCAAGACACCTGAGCTGAATGTGCCTGGGCCTCCTGTGGAGACTAAGAAAAAGAGGAAAGAGAAAGGGAGTAAGAAAAAAGATAACTCGAAGGGACCTGGGCCCAAAGAGAGCCCACAAAAG AGTAAAATGGTGCATGATATTAACGAGGAGGTCCTGGGGAGGCCGAAGACTCCAGAAGCACTGGAGACTTGTTTTCCAAAAGACAGGGCGATACCACCGAGTTTTCCATACTTTCCGTCGTTCCCGGCAGCACCTGGGCTCATTCCCACTGGTCCACTTATTCCACCAGGTCCTGGACTCATACCACATAGCCTGTCGCCAATGTTCGCAAGATTTCCACTACCAATCGGACGAGGTATGCCTCCTGCACAACCGATTCTCCAGCACTTGCCCGTGCCACGACCACCATTCTTACCATCTACcaacatgaaaattattccaccGAGGTATGATGCCTTTCCTCCTGCAGGACCCAGCCATCCACCGGTGCCGATGAAGGTGGAGAAGGtggagaaaattgagaaaattgatAAG AAGCCGAAAAAACACAAAATTGATAAGAAGGATAagataaagaagaaaaaagatAAGAAAGACAAGCACAAGGAGAAATTGGAGAAGAACAAAGAGAAGAAGGAGAAGCTGGAGAAAATCAGGGAGAAGAAGGAGAAAAGGGATAAACGAAAGGAGAAAGAGGAAAAGGAaaaggagaaagagaaggagagcGAGAGTGTTCCTAAGCTGACCCTGAAGCTCGGTAAATCCTCGCCAAGGCCCCCGACCCCTGACAATCCATCCATGAAGAAGAT aaCGATTAAGCCGCTTCTGAAAAAGCCTGAAGACATTGTCAAGAGAGAATCTAGTCCAGAATTAGCAAAAATTTCGGCCTTAGTGACGAGACCTCCGAAGCCAAAAATCCCaa AAATAAAAGCAGAGAAGAAAGAAGAATTTAAAGAACATGGACCTGCAGTCCCACTTGATCGTCCAGTTGCAACAATCGTCGATAACACAGGCCACCAAGTGTGGATTTGCCCAGCCTGTGGCAATCAGGATGATGGAACCCCCATGATTGGATGTGACGATTGTGATGCCTGGTATCACTG GGTTTGTGTGGGAATGCAAGTGCCCCCAGCCGACGAGGACGACTGGTACTGTAGAATATGCATAACGAAAAAGCAGGAACTTCACCACGACAAGAAGAAAAACAAGAGaaggaagaaagtgaaaatatctgtgtaa
- the LOC135169417 gene encoding transcription initiation factor TFIID subunit 3 isoform X2 has translation MTLKISEIPVGRTEVNLDDLGLAFQHMSIDIEQLAEYVRNVDSIPCAVVVPHYPLPQENHLNFLKPGSREVVTRPVHIHEHLPAMHPDEEMASDKEPEIRPDSPLDRSTMSPGSETSGLTPSPEVIFKRPGEPVSDSPGLGKRTRGDSESRPLREIHSVMMTTSGFLSPAREGKLPEPRTPVQARADSPPPATYPMVPPELKTEKKVKKVVKKTLEDKKLDKENKKKSRKQEDLFKADKITEPKVKKLVGMKETAKLKPLKPGGGKTFSPSTSPTPVASAQKEDSPMKISKSSTPKGKGDKESRLSMNLPEKKEENVDKLPSEHDKQKLNIFKKISKPRDDKGDVVDHHKHKDELRDNSLGLVIDEVGDKHRESDARREEKKVPHTPDVHGHGDSDIMDLRSPNTDVYMFDDMSPPGTPSTPKTPELNVPGPPVETKKKRKEKGSKKKDNSKGPGPKESPQKSKMVHDINEEVLGRPKTPEALETCFPKDRAIPPSFPYFPSFPAAPGLIPTGPLIPPGPGLIPHSLSPMFARFPLPIGRGMPPAQPILQHLPVPRPPFLPSTNMKIIPPRYDAFPPAGPSHPPVPMKVEKVEKIEKIDKKPKKHKIDKKDKIKKKKDKKDKHKEKLEKNKEKKEKLEKIREKKEKRDKRKEKEEKEKEKEKESESVPKLTLKLGKSSPRPPTPDNPSMKKITIKPLLKKPEDIVKRESSPELAKISALVTRPPKPKIPKIKAEKKEEFKEHGPAVPLDRPVATIVDNTGHQVWICPACGNQDDGTPMIGCDDCDAWYHWVCVGMQVPPADEDDWYCRICITKKQELHHDKKKNKRRKKVKISV, from the exons ATGACGCTGAAAATCTCCGAAATTCCAGTGGGGAGGACGGAGGTAAACCTTGACGACCTGGGTTTGGCGTTCCAGCACATGAGTATCGATATCGAGCAGCTAGCGGAGTACGTAAGGAATGTAGACTCAATCCCATGTGCAGTGGTGGTCCCACATTACCCATTACCCCAAGAGAATCACCTGAACTTCCTCAAGCCAGGAAGTAGAGAAGTCGTGACTCGTCCCGTCCACATCCACGAGCACCTCCCAGCAATGCACCCAGACGAGGAGATGGCCTCCGATAAAGAGCCAGAGATCCGTCCGGACTCTCCCCTAGACAGGTCGACGATGTCACCGGGATCTGAAACGTCAGGGCTGACTCCATCCCCAGAGGTGATATTTAAACGTCCTGGGGAGCCAGTATCCGACAGTCCGGGGCTAGGAAAGCGTACGAGGGGAGACAGCGAGAGTCGTCCCTTACGAGAAATTCACAGTGTCATGATGACCACATCGGGCTTCCTCTCCCCCGCACGCGAGGGAAAACTCCCGGAACCGAGAACCCCAGTCCAGGCACGAGCGGATTCTCCCCCACCCGCGACCTATCCCATGGTCCCCCCAGAATTGAAGACTGAGAAGAAGGTGAAGaaagtcgtgaagaaaactctcgaggacaaGAAGCTAGACAAGGAGAACAAGAAGAAGAGCAGAAAGCAGGAGGATTTGTTCAAAGCCGACAAGATTACTGAGCCCAAGGTGAAGAAGCTGGTGGGCATGAAGGAGACAGCAAAACTGAAGCCCCTGAAGCCCGGGGGTGGAAAGACATTCTCACCATCGACCAGTCCGACCCCAGTAGCTTCAGCCCAAAAGGAGGATTCACCGATGAAAATCTCCAAGTCCAGCACACCCAAGGGAAAAGGAGACAAGGAGTCAAGACTTTCAATGAATCTACCCGAGAAGAAGGAGGAGAATGTTGATAAATTGCCTTCAGAGCATGACAAGCAGAagctcaatatttttaaaaagatatCGAAGCCTAGGGACGACAAGGGGGACGTTGTAGATCATCACAAGCACAAGGATGAACTCAGGGATAATTCACTAGGGCTTGTCATCGATGAAGTTGGGGATAAACATCGTGAGAGCGATGCCAGGAGGGAGGAGAAGAAGGTGCCTCACACACCAGATGTTCATGGACATGGGGACAGTGATATAATGGATCTCAGGAGTCCCAATACTGATGTCTACATGTTTGATGATATGTCCCCACCAGGAACGCCCAGCACTCCCAAGACACCTGAGCTGAATGTGCCTGGGCCTCCTGTGGAGACTAAGAAAAAGAGGAAAGAGAAAGGGAGTAAGAAAAAAGATAACTCGAAGGGACCTGGGCCCAAAGAGAGCCCACAAAAG AGTAAAATGGTGCATGATATTAACGAGGAGGTCCTGGGGAGGCCGAAGACTCCAGAAGCACTGGAGACTTGTTTTCCAAAAGACAGGGCGATACCACCGAGTTTTCCATACTTTCCGTCGTTCCCGGCAGCACCTGGGCTCATTCCCACTGGTCCACTTATTCCACCAGGTCCTGGACTCATACCACATAGCCTGTCGCCAATGTTCGCAAGATTTCCACTACCAATCGGACGAGGTATGCCTCCTGCACAACCGATTCTCCAGCACTTGCCCGTGCCACGACCACCATTCTTACCATCTACcaacatgaaaattattccaccGAGGTATGATGCCTTTCCTCCTGCAGGACCCAGCCATCCACCGGTGCCGATGAAGGTGGAGAAGGtggagaaaattgagaaaattgatAAG AAGCCGAAAAAACACAAAATTGATAAGAAGGATAagataaagaagaaaaaagatAAGAAAGACAAGCACAAGGAGAAATTGGAGAAGAACAAAGAGAAGAAGGAGAAGCTGGAGAAAATCAGGGAGAAGAAGGAGAAAAGGGATAAACGAAAGGAGAAAGAGGAAAAGGAaaaggagaaagagaaggagagcGAGAGTGTTCCTAAGCTGACCCTGAAGCTCGGTAAATCCTCGCCAAGGCCCCCGACCCCTGACAATCCATCCATGAAGAAGAT aaCGATTAAGCCGCTTCTGAAAAAGCCTGAAGACATTGTCAAGAGAGAATCTAGTCCAGAATTAGCAAAAATTTCGGCCTTAGTGACGAGACCTCCGAAGCCAAAAATCCCaa AAATAAAAGCAGAGAAGAAAGAAGAATTTAAAGAACATGGACCTGCAGTCCCACTTGATCGTCCAGTTGCAACAATCGTCGATAACACAGGCCACCAAGTGTGGATTTGCCCAGCCTGTGGCAATCAGGATGATGGAACCCCCATGATTGGATGTGACGATTGTGATGCCTGGTATCACTG GGTTTGTGTGGGAATGCAAGTGCCCCCAGCCGACGAGGACGACTGGTACTGTAGAATATGCATAACGAAAAAGCAGGAACTTCACCACGACAAGAAGAAAAACAAGAGaaggaagaaagtgaaaatatctgtgtaa
- the LOC135169430 gene encoding adenylate kinase isoenzyme 1-like isoform X1, with protein MGNRLGPLKPPNSGVDDNPLRSSTLPIIFVLGGPGAGKGELHPVGENSEGEMIYSTFWLPHGTQCERLARKYDYIHISSGELLRVEAARPTERGLMIDKMMGRGELIPVELVLDLIKEKMITSLNYTRGFILDGYPREKSQARLFERAIRPPDLVIYLKADESLLKERLLGRAITSGRRDDNQATIERRIKLFLRKNRALLKHYRKTLFTVNAELDVESVFNELSTLVDKNIGGSLFNGIE; from the exons ATGGGCAATCGTTTGGGTCCACTAAAACCCCCCAACTCTGGGGTGGATGACAATCCTTTGAGGAGCTCGACGCTCCCGATTATTTTCGTCCTGGGAGGACCAGGAGCCGGCAAAGGTGAGCTCCATCCTGTCGGCGAGAATAGCGAGGGTGAAATGATTTATTCTACGTTTTGGCTGCCACATG gaaCTCAGTGCGAACGTCTGGCGCGTAAATACGATTATATTCACATATCGAGCGGTGAACTCCTCCGGGTGGAGGCGGCGAGGCCCACCGAACGAGGACTGATGATCGACAAGATGATGGGACGAGGCGAGTTGATTCCAGTGGAGCTGGTCCTGGActtgataaaagaaaaaatgattacttccctgaactacacgaggggcTTCATCCTGGACGGTTATCCCCGTGAAAAGTCCCAAGCGAGGCTCTTCGAAAGGGCCATTCGCCCACCAGACTTGGTAATCTACTTAAAAGCTGACGAGAGTCTCCTGAAAGAACGACTCTTAGGCCGTGCGATTACGTCAGGACGGAGGGACGACAATCAGGCGACAATCGAGAgacgaataaaattatttctccggAAGAATCGAGCCCTTCTCAAACATTATCGAAAGACTCTTTTCACCGTTAACGCTGAACTGGACGTGGAAAGTGTTTTCAATGAGCTCTCAACGCTTGTTGACAAGAATATTGGCGGTTCGCTATTCAATGGAATCGAGTAA
- the LOC135169430 gene encoding adenylate kinase isoenzyme 1-like isoform X2 produces MGNRLGPLKPPNSGVDDNPLRSSTLPIIFVLGGPGAGKGTQCERLARKYDYIHISSGELLRVEAARPTERGLMIDKMMGRGELIPVELVLDLIKEKMITSLNYTRGFILDGYPREKSQARLFERAIRPPDLVIYLKADESLLKERLLGRAITSGRRDDNQATIERRIKLFLRKNRALLKHYRKTLFTVNAELDVESVFNELSTLVDKNIGGSLFNGIE; encoded by the exons ATGGGCAATCGTTTGGGTCCACTAAAACCCCCCAACTCTGGGGTGGATGACAATCCTTTGAGGAGCTCGACGCTCCCGATTATTTTCGTCCTGGGAGGACCAGGAGCCGGCAAAG gaaCTCAGTGCGAACGTCTGGCGCGTAAATACGATTATATTCACATATCGAGCGGTGAACTCCTCCGGGTGGAGGCGGCGAGGCCCACCGAACGAGGACTGATGATCGACAAGATGATGGGACGAGGCGAGTTGATTCCAGTGGAGCTGGTCCTGGActtgataaaagaaaaaatgattacttccctgaactacacgaggggcTTCATCCTGGACGGTTATCCCCGTGAAAAGTCCCAAGCGAGGCTCTTCGAAAGGGCCATTCGCCCACCAGACTTGGTAATCTACTTAAAAGCTGACGAGAGTCTCCTGAAAGAACGACTCTTAGGCCGTGCGATTACGTCAGGACGGAGGGACGACAATCAGGCGACAATCGAGAgacgaataaaattatttctccggAAGAATCGAGCCCTTCTCAAACATTATCGAAAGACTCTTTTCACCGTTAACGCTGAACTGGACGTGGAAAGTGTTTTCAATGAGCTCTCAACGCTTGTTGACAAGAATATTGGCGGTTCGCTATTCAATGGAATCGAGTAA